The Paenibacillus spongiae nucleotide sequence TTGCCCTAATCGGCCCCCTCATTCTCATTGAAAGATCTTATCTATCCTTATTTACCCCAGACAAGCTGCATTACGAGCTGCAAGCCTTGATCGAACCGGACGAACATTCCGGAAAGGGGGCTCGACCATGAGCGCGGCGCCCTTAACGATCGAGCAGATGCAGATGAAATATAATGCGCAGGTCAGCCGGCTGCTTGTCCAAGGGTTTCGCGGGAAATTTCAATCGCTGACGAATATGAAGGATGACGATCTCGCTCTTTTTTTCGAAAAACTGTTGGATCACTATCCCCACGAACCCTTTGGCCGCAGGATGGTCGTCTTACTGGAGGGAATTGTTGTAGGAACGATGTCCATTCAATGGAAAGGCGATTCCGATCCCGAGCTAAAGCGGAAACCTCTTTCATGGAAGAGCTTCAACAGGTTCGGTAAGTGGAACCTTATGAAAATGATGCTCGGTTTGCATTTCTTAGAGCACAAGCCTCAGGCAGGAGAATGCTATATTGCGGACCTTGTCGTCCATTCGGACCATCGAGGTATCGGAGTTGGAACGAATCTGCTCCAATGGGCGAAGCAATACGTGCAAGCCGAGCCTCACCTGGATGTACTAAGCTTGTTCGTCTCAGGCCATAACGAACGTGCTCGGCATCTCTATGAGCAGTTATCGTTTCATACTAAGTTCCAAAGAAGCAGTTTAGCGCGGCATATCTTTTTCAGAGAACGGAAGTGGAATTATATGGTCCTGAGATTGAAATAGCAGCTTAGCGGGTCTCTCTGCGAAAAAGACAACGATTCATTAACTCATTGACACGTACGATTAATTTAATGCTAACGGGACACTTATAGCTTTATACAGACCACATAGAGGCAGCCGGCATTAACCGGCTGCCTCTTCCCCGATAACAGTCCATGACAAGAACCCACGTTCTTTATCCGACATGAGACAAAAACATACCTCCTTAACCGAGGAAGCTTATTCTCAGTTAAATAGCAGGATACTTCAATGGATTTAGCGAATACACAAAGATACAGATCATGGAAAAATTGTGGAATTATCTTTTCGCAGAAACAAATTAGGAAGCAACGATCCTTAATAGTTCGAAGAAGATAACAAACGGAACAGAAATTAGGTATTGGCGGAAACCAACTACATTATGGATAGGAGTGATTTTTAATGAGAATGGATAACTCCACAATCAATGCCATGTACACAGAGGCTTTGCAGTCATTTGTGGAGAAGACTCGGAACGATGATCAGATCATTGCAGCCATATTGCTTGGCAGTCTATCTTACGACCAGGTGTGGGAGAAATCCGATATCGATATGAAGCTGATCGTGCACGATCAGAAGCTGATCAAGCACTTTATGTGCTTTGTTGAAAACGGTATCACGATTAATGCAAGCATCCAGACACGCGATGAATTCAAACGGTGGGTGGAGAAATCGGTGTCCACCTCTTTCGATCATTCCTATCTGCTGCGGGGAACGCTGCTGTTCACGAAGGATAAGTCGCTGGAACAATACTTTGCGAATATCCGCTATATCGGCGAGCGCGACCGGCAGCTCCAGCTTTTGCAGCTTGGCTGTTTTGCGCTCGGCGGACTCGCCAAAGCGGAGAAATGGCTGTACATCAAGGAAGACGAGCTGTACAGCGCATTTTGGATGATCAAAATGATCGATACGCTGGCGCAAATCGAAGTGATTCGCAACGGCGAGGTTCCAATGCGCGAATCCGTGCAGCAGGCGATGACGTTCAATCCGGATTTCTTTCGGGACGTCTACGTCGGGCTGGTTGGCGGTTCTCTGGATAAGGCGAAGGTCCAATCGGCACTCGACCGAATCGTTCGGTTTATGCAAGAACGGGAGCTGGACCTGTTCCGTCCGATCCTCGATTACCTGAAGCAGGAGAAGGATGTCCGCTCGATCTCCGAAATGGCCGATAAGCTGGGGTCGGTCGTCCGGCTTGATACGGGCACTCTGGAGATGGCCTGCAGTTGGCTCGTTAACCGCGGTCATATGGCGCTGCTTCCAACCGATGCGAAGGCTACGCCGAAAAGCAGAGTTTATTTGGAAGAACCGGCTTATTTGCTCGAGGAAGAAGACGATTTTACATAAAAGGAGTGTCGTCAACCCATGAAAACGAGGATCGAGGTAAGAGGCGCCAGGCAGAACAATCTGAAGAATATCGACGTCAACATCCCCCGGGACAAATTGACGGTCATCACGGGCGTGAGCGGCTCCGGCAAATCCTCCCTTGCGTTTGAGGTGATTTACGGCGAAGGGCAGCGCCGCTTTCTCGAATCGCTGTCGACCTTCGCCAAAAGCCGGATGAACCAGCTGAAGAAACCGGACGTCGATTTCGTCTTCGGCCTGTCCCCGGTCATTGCGATCGAGCAGAAGAAGGGCAGCTCGAACCCGCGCTCCACGGTCGGAACGATGACGGACATGTATGACTTTCTCCGCCTGTTGTTTGCCTCTTCCGGTGAAGCGTGCTGTCCGTTTTGCCAGCATCCAATCGCGGCGAAATCGGTCAATCAAATGATCGACCATGTGCAGACGCTGCCTGCGGGAACCGAGCTCGAGGTGCTCGCTCCCATTTTCAAGCTGTACGACGAAGATTACCAGACGCTGTTCGACGAGATCCGGAGCAAGGGCTTCCGCTCCGTTAAGATCGACGGGGCGATCCATAACCTGAGCGATCCGCTGGAGCTGGACGATGAAACGGACTATCAGATGGAGGTCATCGTTGATAAGGTGGTCGTTGCGCCGTCACTTTTCAAAGCGCTGGCCAAAACGATCGAGAACAGCCTTGAGCTGGTCGGAGAAGGCTTTATCCGATTTGAAGTTACGCAGTCCGGCGGCAAACCGGTCGATATGGACGCCTTCTATCGAAATTTCGGCTGTCCGGTGCATCATCTCGTTATCGGGGAGCTGCATCCGTCCTATTTCTCCTTCAACGATCCGGGCAGTGCGTGCCGGACATGCGGCGGAATCGGGACCTACATGCGGACGGAGAAGCGGTTCTTGATCAAGAGCCCGGAGAAAAGCGTCAGCAAAGGCGCGCTCGACCATAATATATACGGCCCCAGCACGAAGAAATCGTATCGGGGAATGCTCTTTCACAGCATGTTCACGCATTACGGGTACAGTTTGGACACGCCGTTCAACGAATTGCCGGATGACTTTGTCGACCGGTTATTTCATGGCACCCGGGGTGAGCAGTTTCCGAACGTCGTTACGGACGATCATCCCCGCCATGCCAAGAGCCAGGAAGGCAAGCTGAGGAAATACGGCGGACTCGTGAACGAGGTGAACCGGTGGTACAAGTGGCATGTGAAAAGGAGCGGCGGAAACGGCGGCGGGGACAACGATTTCTTCAAAAGGGTGATGGTGGAGCACACGTGCCCGGACTGCGACGGCAAGAAGCTCAAGCCCCAACGGTTTTGCGTGCGCATCGGCGGCAGGGACATTCACGATCTTTGCAGCGTGCCGCTGAAAGAATTGAAAGCGTTCTTGGATGGCGTTACGTTCCCGGAAGAGAAGATGAAGGTGGCCGGGCAGATCGCGGGCGAAATTCAATCGAGGCTTACCCTGCTCCTCGATATCGGGCTCGAGTATTTGAATCTGGGCCGAAGATCGGACACCATATCGGGCGGAGAGGCGCAGCGCATCCGTTTGTCCACGCAGATCAGCTCTGGACTGATGGGCATGCTGTATGTGCTGGACGAGCCGAGCATCGGGCTGCATGCCAGGGACAGCATGCGAATCGTGCAGACATTGAAGAAGCTGCGCGATATCGGCAACACGATTATCGTCGTCGAGCATGATATCGATACGATCCGCAGCGCGGATTATATCATCGAAATCGGACCGGGGCCCGGAGAGCGGGGAGGCCAAGTCATCGCGCAGGGCTCGGCCGCGCAGCTGCGGAAAGCGAAGGACTCGCTGACCGGCGCCTTCCTGTCTGGCGCAAGAAGGATCGACGTTCCTTCCAAGCGGCGGGCCCTCTCCGGCTTATGTCTGCGCATCAAGGGTGCGCGAGCGAACAATCTGCGCAACGTAAACGTCGACATTCCCCTTGGCGTCATGACCTGCGTCACCGGCGTCTCCGGCTCCGGCAAGAGTACGCTAATTAATGAAGTAATGTTTAAACAGCTGTACGCCCACTTTCATGACCAGCGGATTATGCCGGGCGAGCATGATTCGATCGAAGGCATCGAACACTTGTCGGGCATCATCAATATCGACCAATCGCCGATCGGCCGAAGCACCCGCTCCAATCCGGCTACGTACGTCGGATTTTTCGACCGGATCCGCGAGCTGTTCGCGGAAACGGAGGAGGCCCGCTTACGCGGACTCGGCAAGAACGAATTCAGCTTCAATCAGAAAAACGGCCGCTGCGAGCATTGCCAAGGCGAAGGCATCGTCACGACGACGCTTCAGTTTATGCCAGACGTCGAATCGGTATGTCCGTCCTGTAAAGGAGCCCGGTTCAACAACGATGTGCTTGAAGTGCTGCTGAATGGGAAGAACATCG carries:
- a CDS encoding GNAT family N-acetyltransferase; its protein translation is MSAAPLTIEQMQMKYNAQVSRLLVQGFRGKFQSLTNMKDDDLALFFEKLLDHYPHEPFGRRMVVLLEGIVVGTMSIQWKGDSDPELKRKPLSWKSFNRFGKWNLMKMMLGLHFLEHKPQAGECYIADLVVHSDHRGIGVGTNLLQWAKQYVQAEPHLDVLSLFVSGHNERARHLYEQLSFHTKFQRSSLARHIFFRERKWNYMVLRLK
- the uvrA gene encoding excinuclease ABC subunit UvrA yields the protein MKTRIEVRGARQNNLKNIDVNIPRDKLTVITGVSGSGKSSLAFEVIYGEGQRRFLESLSTFAKSRMNQLKKPDVDFVFGLSPVIAIEQKKGSSNPRSTVGTMTDMYDFLRLLFASSGEACCPFCQHPIAAKSVNQMIDHVQTLPAGTELEVLAPIFKLYDEDYQTLFDEIRSKGFRSVKIDGAIHNLSDPLELDDETDYQMEVIVDKVVVAPSLFKALAKTIENSLELVGEGFIRFEVTQSGGKPVDMDAFYRNFGCPVHHLVIGELHPSYFSFNDPGSACRTCGGIGTYMRTEKRFLIKSPEKSVSKGALDHNIYGPSTKKSYRGMLFHSMFTHYGYSLDTPFNELPDDFVDRLFHGTRGEQFPNVVTDDHPRHAKSQEGKLRKYGGLVNEVNRWYKWHVKRSGGNGGGDNDFFKRVMVEHTCPDCDGKKLKPQRFCVRIGGRDIHDLCSVPLKELKAFLDGVTFPEEKMKVAGQIAGEIQSRLTLLLDIGLEYLNLGRRSDTISGGEAQRIRLSTQISSGLMGMLYVLDEPSIGLHARDSMRIVQTLKKLRDIGNTIIVVEHDIDTIRSADYIIEIGPGPGERGGQVIAQGSAAQLRKAKDSLTGAFLSGARRIDVPSKRRALSGLCLRIKGARANNLRNVNVDIPLGVMTCVTGVSGSGKSTLINEVMFKQLYAHFHDQRIMPGEHDSIEGIEHLSGIINIDQSPIGRSTRSNPATYVGFFDRIRELFAETEEARLRGLGKNEFSFNQKNGRCEHCQGEGIVTTTLQFMPDVESVCPSCKGARFNNDVLEVLLNGKNIAQVLDMSIEEAVSFFSDQPYVVHKLNVLNQLGLGYLKLGQSSTTLSGGEAQRIKLATEISKLKRGSHNLYILDEPTTGLHLHDIQKLIDCMNQLVDNGHSVLVIEHHLDVIKVSDYLIDMGPDGGKDGGTVVAQGTPEQVAVVDASHTGRFLKSVLATDNRYWHEPVMQTNA